TCGTTTCCCAGGTGAAACTCATGTTGAGTAGTAGAtcaagagagacagaatgaaagaAATATAAACTTGACCAAAGACTTGTTGGCATGAGTGGATGAGTCATATGAGTCACACATGTGAGTGTAATAGGGCGATCCAGGCAGAGGTGAACAAGGTGCTAACTTGCATCTTCTGTGATGGAGTCGATGCCATTTTCATAATGCCTGTGTACTGGAATAAACTCACGGTTGTCGATAAAGATTTGTATTTTTCTCTGATGTGAcgagcacacacagagacggctTCCCTTGCGGTGATGATGTCACCAAGCACCTTCCTGGTGGAACTGCTGCTGGGAATGAGTCATGTCCAGGCTTTAGGAGTCAGTTACCGTATCACTTATTGTTTGGTAAAAACGTGTCTAGTTTGTCCTTTTCTGCCCTGAGCTGCTCATtaaaaagaggagaggattaAGACTGTCTAACCCAGAAGACTTGCTCCTGACCTGTCTGAGTAGCTTCAGCAAGTCAGCGTCGGCGGAGAGAATCTACAGCAGAGGGCATGATGGCTGGACAGACATACAGTAGTAGGTTGTGGGTAGTGGTGGACTGTGCAGCCACAGTGTTTGGTGCTATAAGGACAGCATGAGAAGATTGGGCAGCTTTACAGGCatgaaagcaaacaatagtgcTTCTCTATTCTATACACATACACCGTATACATACACTGTATACATACACCGTATACATACACCGTATACATACACCGTATACAACAACAACTGCTGCTTTGGAGAGGATGAAGTCCTGAACCAGGAAGTGTGCCTGCTCCGTCGCCGTGGGAACAGCTCCCAGCTAGATTGTGCAACATGGTGGACTTCACCTGTCTTCACCTGTCAATCAAATCCACTCATCAGTCACGACATGTAAATACAAGAGCTAGTGTGTGGAGTCGGAAGTAAGCATGTTATATTATTATCAATTGTAAGATTTTGCATTGGTAATGAAACAGGCAACGGCAAATCCATCAGTAGACGTAAGTGGACCAAAAATAAATGACAGCAGAAGGTAACAATCCTCCTTTATTTAATGAGAATCACATCCCTGTTCGGGCAGGCTCCAAGGTACCCTAATGTTATTCAGATTGTGTCTACACCAGCAAAGAGCAATTTAGTCGTGACTGAACACCAATCGACCCAAGAACTGTGCCTTTACACGAGTGTGTTTATCACTGAGGCAGACATGAGAGTAGGTTTTGTGCAGCATACCAATgaagaacagaaacacacataacTGCTGAGTGAAAACTTGTATTGGCTTGTGTGGGAGTCTCTTGTGGTAGATCTGCTCCGTGAGAAGGTGCTTCCCCCTGGTGGACACAGCTGGGCATCACGTAATGCACCTACAATATATTATCTCTGATAAAACCTGACTTAATTTTTTCcttaatatatataaaataatttaATCCATGGTGCTCCCCAGATGTCAAGAAGACCGGGTGTCCAGCAGTAGGAACTTGTTGCCCAAAGGGAGGCTTTGTTGTGTGGGATTTTGACCTGACTTCACTGGGATCAGGAAGGATCACAGGATTCCAGTCGCCCAGGAAGACTTGGGCGACTGGAAGCTTGGCCTTGGCTCCTCACGTGTCGGTCCACAGGAAGGCCTGGGCGACTGGAAGCTTGGCCTTGGCTCCTCACGTGTCGGACCACAGGAAGGCCTGGTTGTCCAGGAGCTGAGCCAGGTGCTGGTTGAAGGGCTGGTAGAAGCGCTGCAGTATGGATCTGGTGAGGGCCAGCATGGGGCCCAGGCTCCGATCCTGCGCCCTGCGTGTGTTGGACATGGGCTTCTTAGCTAGCAGCAGCTCTCTGTGCTCTGATAAAGGGCCTGGAGAAGACAGCAGGGTCGATGTCAACAGACGAGGAAAAAAGACGACAATCCACACATGATGTTCAGGGAGTTAGATTTCATTATACGTTGGTGTAAACTTTTGAGAAccgcaaatccccccccccccaccatgcacacgcccacacacttcTTATCAAGGAAATTATTTAACGGTTGCATTTTCAGTTATTAAAATAAGATGtaccacccacatttgaaaaaccAACATATGCCCCTGGGGACATTACTGTTAATCAAGTCATGAACACATAGTACATCCATCACACCATTATGACAGTTTTGTGGTGGTGAAGATCCATAATATGATAAGATGAAAACTGATGGCTGGTGTGTAGGTAGTCAGCTTTCATTCAGGGACGTACTTAGACTCAGGAAGTCGAAGACCCTGTGCATGGATGTTCTGAGATTGGCAGCATAATCCTCCAGACGCAGAATTAAAATCTGATCCTTGTGGAAAACTGTCAGCCAGTCCAGCAGGTAGATGATGTAGAGTCCAAGACTGAGTCGCACCTGAGGGCACCAAAACACAGGCATCAGGATGATTCTGCCTCGACTGAGGCAAACAGTCGTGCTCACTACAGTATTTCCTTCTTATATATTCCAACCAGAGGAGGGCGCCAGACACACAACTACAAAGTCTTCCTCGTCAGCGAGCATTCAGAACACGGCCTCATATGCGCCCTGTGCCTGGTAGCCGGCAGGAATGAAGGTGGTCGCTACTCACAGGCATGTGGTAGAACAGATGGGTGTTGTAGATGCAGGAGCGTATGGAGCTCTCAGCCAGGCAGGACTGGAACATCTGCAGAGACTCACACACTTTGTGGTGGAAGCGCTCCGCTGACTTGTTCACTAAGTGGAAGTACAGGTAGTCTGAGTACAACCTAACAGGGGAGACAGCACAGCACACGGTTCACAGGGCGAGTGGATGAACACGTCtgtacatttatattttattcatcTGGCAGACGCTTCTGTTTTAAGCGACGTAGAGACACGGAAGATCAGAAGATCAAGTATCAGAAGTGCAGCTCTGACAGGGTTTGGGTTTGTGTTTACTAGCCTCAACATACCTGCCTACACATGAGCAGAAGAATaagagaatgaatgaatgaatgaatgaatgagtgaatgGATGGGtgaatggatgggtggatgaatGAGTGAAGGAATGGGtgaatgaatgagtgaatgGATGGGTGAGTGAAAGGACTAATAAATCACCCGTCCTGTCAGTATAAACCACACTTTATTTAACACCACACCTACCATTCTGACCTTCCCCTCGGGGATATTGAAATGATTATCTGATCTGATCAGATATCCTGACAGTTGTGTGAGTTGGTCAGTACCTTTCTACCGGGTCTCTCAGCATGATTATGAGTTTAGCGTCCGGTTGGGCGGCATGGATGAAGTCCTGAACCAGGAAGTGTGGCTCCCAGCCTCCTCCGTCACCGTGGGAACAGCTCCCAGCTAGACTGTCCCACATGGTGGACGCACTGGCTTCACCTGTCAATCAAATCCACCCAGCAATCACAACATGTAAATACAAGAGCCAGTGTGCAGAGTAGGAAATAAGCATGTAAAGGTGATATTATCCATAAGAGAGTGGCTTTAGTGGCATTAGTGGCATTGGTTGTGAAGCTACTGCTTTATACAACGAGAACCATGATTTGCTTGTTGAGGGGTGAGCTGATGAaaattaaatattttattttaatattcCTCATTTCTTCACATTTTAAACTGCTGCTAGCTCTTCTTGTGTTGTTGTTACTTGTGAGTGTTATATGTTATAGTGTTATAGTGTTAAATGTTATTTTTGGTATATGTTACAATGTTACTTTGTTATTTGTATTTACTGTCTACTGCGTAGATGTTGCTGGCCAAGTCTCAAGAATTTCGCTGCACTGAAGCAATTTGGTGTACGCGACAATACAAgttcattgattgattgattgaaatCCATGGGTGGATGTAAGTCGATTGAAAACacaggaaaggagaaagatCACATCTCCACTATAGCTACAGGGTCCTGAGTAGGGGCAGAATACTGACATTTGACAGCATATTTTCAAGGCAATACcaaccaacaacacacacacacacaagcacacacacaaatacatacaaaccTGTGACAATCTGCTGATTGCTGTGGCCATCTGATGCATTTCCCAGAAAGCCATCCTGGATGTGGTAAGCTGCCAGATCAAAGAGGTCTATGTAGTCCTCCACAGGGAAACGATCTCTGGCCTCGTCTTTGAGACGGATGATACCTGGGGTACCACAGGGCAGAGCACTCTCACTCTCCTGTCCTCGGTCACTCAGTCAAGGTAACACCCAACTGACACCAGAAATATTAGAGGATTTTCATTTGTTCAGATTTATTTATAAgcacttttttttattataattttttttaacttttattTGAAGTGGCTTTTTTTCGAGTGTACTCTACTATTGCAACTCACCAAACCTCTTCCTGGTCCACCAGTGTGGTTCTTTCATGGTGGAGAACCGGACCTCAGGATGAAGCATGAGTCTGTGGTAAAGATCCGTGGTTCCACTTTTGGGCTGGCCGATAATATAGAAGTACGGCAGGCAGCGTAGCCTGTACAGTTTGCTGTTGTTGTGATACAGGTGCTCACGGAAATCTCTCCTCAGATAGTCGCAGACGGTTCGGAAGTTCACCGAGTGCAGCGCGTAAAGGTTTTTACCGTACACGTCTGCGCTGGTGTTTCCAACGTGCTCTTCGTACCAACACGGACTCTTGACGTTGGGTAAGAACTGTCGGGGAATGACCGAGAACAACTGTGGAGAACGAAACAGACGAATACATGAAGACGATCGACCAGACATCTCTCTAATTCAAAAGCTAAACACATCTGTACCTATATAATTCATCAAAACACATTAATTAAATGATCCCAGCCCAGATGTTCTCTCATACGAACGTGAAGATCAGAGTGAAGAACGTCCTTCAGAGCAGGAACCCTCCTGGGACTGCTGATTCGTAACTTGAGGCCCACAGTCTCCATCATGACCTCCAGGTCCACCTCTCCCAGAGGGGGGGTCCTGCTGGAGGGAAGGTTGCTGAAGTGGACCGTGGTGGGTGTGAGGTGGACCGGTGACGGGGTCACTTGGCGTCCCTTCCTGTCCCAGGTCAGGATGTACGAGGTCATAACCAGGAACGTAAGGGTTAATCCCAACAGAAAACTGAGGAGCTTGATCTTTGTGATGCTCCTCACGAAGGCCAGTGACCGCataacaacctgcttgacctcTGGAGCTGTGAACAGACTGATGGGGCCGTCTCCCTCGCATGGCATTGCTGACCTCTTCCTGTGATTCTCTACTTCCTGTGCGGCTGCGCCATATTTGTAGTCTGTTTGAGGAAGGGCTCTGTATTTGTAGTCTGTGTGAGACATTTTGCAGGGAGGATGTGATGAAGGGAAGGGGCAGAGGGAAGTACTAACGAGGCTTGACTTGAAGAGGCATTCAACATACATTTATACATCCATGAGGACTGTTGACATGTAGCTTATTCAGGGAAGTCAGTATCACACCAGGTTATGAAACTCAGCAGTTTATACCTGTTAAAGAAAAATACAACATTTTAGactttttttaaacaaagcATAGCAGGTTGCAAAGCTTTTTCATGTGTCACATATTTCACGTGGTAGAGTTTTTGGTATTGTTGACTGTTTTGGTTGGTAAATACTTTTATGTAAATGACTACTATTTATAACATCAAACTACCTGTGGTGGGCAAACATAAGTACAATTGCAAGTGGATATACCCTTCTGTGATCATAGACTGAAGAATAACCGACCAAGAAAACTGATTTAGGAAACACTTCATCAATTACCCTGTACTGTTTTATTTTCCCAGCTCCAGCTCAGCCTTAAAATGACTGTAAACCTTGGTCCTTGGAAAAATAAAATTAGCCATTATCTCATTTGACTGTGTTGTTCCTAACCAGATACTGTTGTGAGGGTCACAAATGGGACTCATGCATTTGGGGCCACACCAACCCTATTATGTTTTAAAAACATTGTGCGTTAGAGGCTCAACCGTTAAGtgttaaaaacaaaacagtttaacacatctgtgtgtgtggctgtgtgtgtgtgtgtgtgtgtgtgtgtgtgtgtgtgtgtgtgtgtgtgtgtgtgtgtgtgtgtgtgtgtgtgcgcttgagtGGGAGGCTGAGTGGGTTGGCGTGAGTGTTTCAACATCGCCTATAGGAATCCTAGAAAGTCTTTTGAAAGTCTAAATATGAAATCAGAGGGGATCTCATTCTTACGCTTTGATCCACTAAACTCGGAAAGTTAGTTAAAAAAAACGTTCCTTCAAAGGAGAACATTCTTACAGGAATAAACCTACTCACAAAGGCATTCAGAGGACAACATGACTCAGAGGGAATAAATGTACACAGGAGAGCAGATACGAAATGACTTTATTGTTCAACATATGAAAGATCCTGAATCTTCAGGAATTTTATCTTcttaaacacagacaaacaacagaCTTCTGACACCTTCTCCTTCCAAAATCTCAGCTCTCAATTTTCCCTACGCCCTTTTTCTTCCAATTTATTTGATCTCCTTGTACATGTTTCCTCATTTCTTAGCTCGAGGGGCTGTCCGGAGAGGGTGACAGTTGGGGAGGTCCTTTCCTCCCGTTCTCATGTTTACCAACTCGCCTACAGCATCCTGGTTCATTTCAGCCGTGGCTGATGGCAAGACTCCAGGCCACATTCCCAGAACAAGAGGGAGTACAGGACACATTGGCCAACTCGTTCTGATGATGGATAAGGAACCCAGAACTCAAAATAAAAGGCAGGAGAATACACGCAATATGCGAACAGCATGCACGTGCCTTATTTTCTGttgatggagtgtgtgtctaggtgcaGCACACAAGGTTTTCCACATGCCTTCAGACAAGTGCATTGTTTTTAATGGCTGACCTGGGCATTGAGAGGTGGCTTGTGCTGGGTCGTTAAATCACAGAAACCCCAATAAATGGCTGAATCATCACTGAGATGGACATCGACCCCTGTGGAGATACGTCTCCTAAAAGTGATCATGTTGGACAGTGGGAGGTCTTTATAAGTCCAGGTCAGAGCAGTCCACCGCTGGGATGTCTGGAACACAGATGTGCTGTCAAGCCGAGCGGAGCGTGTGACTGCTGAGGTGGTGCTGTTTCACGGCTTTCAAAGCTCTGCGACTTCATAACACCCAGAGAGACATCGACGGGTGTCTCCTACTGTGTGAGAGGTGTCGTTTtatagagagaagggagagagagacaagacacaAAGAGGTATCTGAAGACAAGTTGGGTGGTCTTCACGACTGGATGAGGAAGTCATGACAGAGGGCCACAAGAAGCCACACAGGGATATTACTGAAGTCGTAGTTCGTCTTACGACGTCAGAGTTATTTACAGCTTTGTAAAGTCTCTACTGGAGATCACAACTAAGTAACAAATAAAtcaactgaccccccccccccctcccccgcccgtgACGTCCTATGTCCTCTCTTATCTTCCTGtcactttcctcctcctccgatcTGGTGCAGCAAAAATGGAGAGCTCTTACAAAAACAAGAAGGCACCACTCTCAGACAACTTTGGATGAGAATGCAGCCGTTCCAAAGTCTTCTAAACTGTCTTCCGTGTGACGTTGTGCATTTTGAACGCAGAGCCAAATAGAGATACAGTCGCAGGTTATGAAAAACTACAGCTATTTTGCTTATCTTAAGAACTAAGACCCAGCCTGTGCGCCCAGCATCAGACTTGGAAGGGAAGAGCTGAAGAACTGTGAAACAGGACTTGGGTGTGAGGAGAGTGGAAGGGTTAAAGCAGCAGCCTCCAACCTCAAGTAACAAACACTCACCCATCTTTGTgcagacaaaaacacaaacacacacctgccccgCACTCCTTGTTCCGACACCAAGGCTTTTAGAAAAAGCCAGCTGAGTCTACTGAGACAGGGTTTATCCAAAGGTCATCTGTCTACCTGTCACAGCCCCtgtcagagagcagggagagagcaggggtacacaaggtgtgtgtgtgtgtgcctttgtgtgcgtgtgcaaggAGTTGGCAAACGCACACTATGGGTTTAGCAACACCGTGCAAGTCAATGGAATTCGTCACACAAAAGAATTATGGAGTGTTTACAGTGTGGAATACCCTAGCAAGGGTTTGTGTAGACAGAGAGCAAGCTATGAGGCAACGTTTTATAAATGTTCATGTGTATGGAAACTTCAGGCATAAAAGTAAAGTCATTCAGTCAATAAAAGAGATTCAGACAGTCAATCAGGTAGGATAACTGAAGGGTTTGGACAAGATCAGATGGCAAAATCATTATAATAAACATAAAGGATAGTGGTGGCAGTGATTATTCAAATATTTACAAATAATCTATTTCTGTCATTTGGTCACTGAGACTAAGGAAACTTAAGCAAGAGTTCCCTCAACCCTAAAGGTCTAACTGAGATTTTAACTTTTGCAGCTGTCCACTAAAGAACTGTGTCTGGAGGAAAAACAGAGCCGTTCCTGGCAAACCCACAAACCACTTATCCATGATGTAAACTCAAAGGTGCAATTTTGTAATCAACATCGACCCagtgatgtaggctacagtcaGATGAATCTAGGTTTAGTGAATAGATGTAACGTTGAGTGAATGGTTTCTGTATGTTCAAAGGGCAGAAACGTGTCATCCAAAATAATTTTTCATTTATAGTTTTCTTATATATGCTAAGATACTCTTATAACGACAACACAATAAGATGCACAACATATATAACATTTTATCACgtcaaataataacaataatagtgATGAGAAAATACTTACATTGAAGTTGAGATGAATCGTTATGCCTCTTAAGTTATGTCTCCTTAAAAATATCCTACCGGTATCAAActggaaaaaacaaaaaaatataacaGAACATGTATAGCATAATACTGTAACCTATAAGCCCATATTGCAAAGCACGACGGGGAACTGATACATTGTGATTTGCCTCGCGTTGCTACTGACTGTAGCTGCTGGGCTCCGGTATGGAAAAgtgagagtaaaaaaaaaaacgagggacaaaatagaggaggaggaggaaaattgGAGGATAGAAATAAAGAGGTTGACAAAAAACtgcgaaagacagagagaaagagagagagcaaaggcgtgtgtttgtgtaggactATGTGAAAGTAAGTCCCTAAAAGCAATTATGACAAAAGTCAATTTCGCCTCTGATGAGATATGTTATATCGCGTATCATTATTTGCTGAGTTATGCTGTTATAAAGTGGTTTCGGTATTTTAGAGGAAGTCTGGAAAGTTCTCCCATCCTTTGCTCCGTTAATCATCGATTCAGTTAGCGCTGCCTGACGATTCGTCTTGACAAATGTTTCTCGAAAAGAAAACATTAGCctataaaatgtgttgaagagtTGCGTAATGATCATCTTCCAATTTCCAGCATGTTCGACATTAAAAGGTGAGAGTTTATTCCTGACAAGTGAAAGAGCTCGCCCCGGGACGTCTTCACCGCTGCGAAGTGAGATAAAGACTCATTTGAATAAATCGTAACCCCCTCAGAGAACATCCATATTTATGAGAGGCTGTGTCTAATTGCTGATAATTCCTTGCTTCGGCGATAGCGATTTATACACATCTCGCATGCGACTCATGATGTGAATGCGAATGGGTTTCTCTCTCTTGAATCCCAAAATTGTCATAGTTTTCATTATTTAATCAGATCAGATCAATATTTACTAGCGGTTTTACTGAATCTGTCGTAGTGGTAAAGGTTGACAGATTTTGTGGGTCATTTGAACTATTGATTATTGCAGTTGTTCATTTATTTGAGCCTAACCGTTTTCCTCCTCaagatttatttttaaatacatATTAGTTACTTAGAAATATTGAGCAATATAGGCAACCCATCTCAACACAGCAGTGCTGAGGTTTGAGTCATGGGTGTTGACTCATTTGCAGTCAGAAACAGCAGAATCcgttttattttctctctggTCCCTCTTACAGGAAACGAATCAATCGACACTTTCAGGAAATTGTCGACTATATTGAAACCAGAACAGTATATTGCCATAAGGACCTTAACCAACCCTGATTAATTGTCATTAACCAATGACCAGCCAACCAGTTGCTAATGACCGATCAAACTATGTGGGGGCGACTGCATGAACAGCACAGATCTTTGACACAGTGGAGCAGATTTGTCATATAATCTATTTCCATTCACTGCTAAAACCCTCAGCAAACGATTATGAGACTGAGTCAATGTCCAAACCATGAATCTCTAAAAATAGATGGAAAGTAAATCTAAGGTAAACAAAGATAATGGTCCCAGACATGCCATTTCCAGACTTTGTAGGCCTTTGTAAGCCTACCTAAATGAGACAGAGCTGAAACTGGCCTGGTAAACCATCCAGATATTTCCCCAAAAGTCAGATACCCACTTACATTTGACTTAAATATATAAATCTTCCCAAATTTTTGGAATTCATTACATTTTGTTTTTTCTAAAAGTGTTTTCTCTAGTTCATTATGTTCATAGTCATATTATCACTTACCATAACACAAACTACAGTTACAAAATGTAATACAAGATgctgcgtgagaaatggttgaaatgcgtgagtctcacggcgaatgtgtgagacttgagagccctgtattGTAAAGACACTGTTTCAGAACACACCCCTCAAAGTGACTGGAAACAGACATACAGACGAAAGATTTCTTACGCACATCTTTCATCCTCTAAGACGTTATCTGCGCTATTTAGCGGTCAAGTCAGACACAGAGCAGCTATGGGAAACTGTAATCATTATAACAAAATTAAACATCTCTAGTTGTGATGAGTTTGG
This DNA window, taken from Osmerus eperlanus chromosome 6, fOsmEpe2.1, whole genome shotgun sequence, encodes the following:
- the chst15 gene encoding carbohydrate sulfotransferase 15, encoding MYVECLFKSSLVSTSLCPFPSSHPPCKMSHTDYKYRALPQTDYKYGAAAQEVENHRKRSAMPCEGDGPISLFTAPEVKQVVMRSLAFVRSITKIKLLSFLLGLTLTFLVMTSYILTWDRKGRQVTPSPVHLTPTTVHFSNLPSSRTPPLGEVDLEVMMETVGLKLRISSPRRVPALKDVLHSDLHLFSVIPRQFLPNVKSPCWYEEHVGNTSADVYGKNLYALHSVNFRTVCDYLRRDFREHLYHNNSKLYRLRCLPYFYIIGQPKSGTTDLYHRLMLHPEVRFSTMKEPHWWTRKRFGIIRLKDEARDRFPVEDYIDLFDLAAYHIQDGFLGNASDGHSNQQIVTGEASASTMWDSLAGSCSHGDGGGWEPHFLVQDFIHAAQPDAKLIIMLRDPVERLYSDYLYFHLVNKSAERFHHKVCESLQMFQSCLAESSIRSCIYNTHLFYHMPVRLSLGLYIIYLLDWLTVFHKDQILILRLEDYAANLRTSMHRVFDFLSLSPLSEHRELLLAKKPMSNTRRAQDRSLGPMLALTRSILQRFYQPFNQHLAQLLDNQAFLWSDT